A part of Aegilops tauschii subsp. strangulata cultivar AL8/78 chromosome 2, Aet v6.0, whole genome shotgun sequence genomic DNA contains:
- the LOC109780590 gene encoding cinnamyl alcohol dehydrogenase 7, producing the protein MAPTATTTTTGEQQQHPRKAVGLAAHDASGHLSPIRILRRSTGDDDVAIKVLYCGICHSDLHTIKNDWKNAIYPVVPGHEIAGVVTEVGKNVAGFAAGDRVGVGCMVNACRACESCEEGAENYCARVVLTYNSRDRDGAVTRGGYSDMVVADARFVVRFPDALPLDAAAPLLCAGATVYAPMRRHALGAPGSHVGVIGLGGLGHVAVKFARAFGAGKVTVISTSPAKREEALERLGADAFVLSTDAAEMKAAAGTMHGIVNTASAAASLHPYLALLKPHGKMILLGIPDKPLQVSAFALIGGGKTLAGSCMASISETQEMLDFAAEHGVAADVEVIGAGEVNAAMERLAKGDVRYRFVIDVGNTLKAD; encoded by the exons ATGGCGCCTACGGCGACGACCACGACGACgggggagcagcagcagcacccGAGGAAGGCGGTGGGGCTCGCGGCGCACGACGCATCCGGCCACCTCTCGCCCATCCGCATCCTCCGAAG GAGCACTGGTGATGACGACGTGGCCATAAAGGTGCTCTACTGCGGCATCTGCCACTCCGACCTGCACACCATCAAGAACGACTGGAAGAACGCCATCTACCCCGTCGTCCCCGG GCACGAGATCGCCGGGGTGGTGACGGAGGTGGGCAAGAACGTGGCGGGGTTCGCGGCCGGCGACAGGGTGGGCGTCGGCTGCATGGTGAACGCCTGCCGGGCCTGCGAGAGCTGCGAGGAGGGCGCCGAGAACTACTGCGCCAGGGTCGTCCTCACCTACAACTCCCGCGACAGGGACGGCGCCGTCACCCGCGGCGGCTACTCCGACATGGTCGTCGCCGACGCGcgcttcgtcgtccgcttccccgACGCCCTGCCGCTCGACGCCGCCGCGCCGCTGCTCTGCGCGGGCGCCACCGTGTACGCCCCCATGCGGCGCCACGCGCTGGGCGCGCCCGGCAGCCACGTCGGCGTGATCGGCCTCGGCGGGCTCGGCCACGTCGCCGTCAAGTTCGCCAGGGCGTTCGGGGCGGGGAAGGTGACGGTGATCAGCACGTCACCTGCGAAGCGGGAGGAGGCGCTGGAGCGGCTGGGCGCCGACGCGTTCGTCCTCAGCACCGACGCGGCGGAGATGAAGGCCGCCGCGGGCACCATGCACGGCATCGTGAACACGGCGTCCGCCGCCGCGTCCCTGCACCCGTACCTGGCGCTCCTCAAGCCCCACGGCAAGATGATCCTGCTCGGCATCCCCGATAAGCCCCTGCAGGTCTCCGCATTCGCTCTCATCGGCG gcggcaagactcttgccgggagCTGCATGGCGAGCATCAGCGAGACGCAGGAGATGCTGGACTTCGCCGCCGAGCACGGCGTGGCGGCGGACGTTGAGGTGATCGGCGCCGGGGAGGTGAACGCGGCAATGGAGCGCCTGGCGAAGGGCGACGTCAGGTACCGCTTCGTCATCGACGTCGGCAACACCCTCAAGGCGGATTGA